The Halogranum gelatinilyticum genome includes a window with the following:
- the thyX gene encoding FAD-dependent thymidylate synthase, protein MEVRLLEATPDPEELICRGARNDYMSEFNPDLSFEETMASVDGETMEEKKRTLIGHLMQHGHFGPFEHPSATFAIKGVSRACMAQITRHRHVSFDVQSMRYVSFDDVDPERVAEGEMVVTPPSASDPNWVGRNQKGGAVDEETIAKREEVFRQSVKRSVEDYQELLDLGMPPEDARFVLPIGSKVNIVMSMNARMLMHVADMRAAADAQWEIREMTEEILDLAAEWCPVTFDYYEEKMRNRKNRLAP, encoded by the coding sequence ATGGAAGTCCGCCTGCTCGAAGCCACGCCGGACCCGGAGGAACTCATCTGCCGGGGCGCGCGCAACGACTACATGAGCGAGTTCAACCCCGACCTGTCGTTCGAGGAGACGATGGCCTCGGTCGACGGCGAGACGATGGAGGAGAAGAAGCGGACGCTCATCGGCCATCTGATGCAACACGGCCACTTCGGACCGTTCGAGCATCCGAGCGCGACGTTCGCCATCAAGGGCGTCAGCCGCGCCTGCATGGCGCAGATCACGCGCCACCGCCACGTCAGCTTCGACGTGCAGTCGATGCGCTACGTCTCGTTCGACGACGTCGACCCCGAGCGCGTCGCGGAGGGCGAGATGGTCGTCACGCCGCCGTCGGCCTCAGACCCGAACTGGGTCGGCCGCAACCAGAAGGGCGGCGCGGTCGACGAGGAGACCATCGCAAAGCGCGAGGAGGTCTTCCGGCAGTCGGTCAAACGCTCCGTCGAGGACTACCAGGAACTCTTGGACCTCGGGATGCCACCCGAAGACGCCCGGTTCGTCCTGCCCATCGGCTCGAAAGTCAACATCGTGATGTCGATGAACGCGCGGATGCTGATGCACGTCGCCGACATGCGTGCCGCCGCCGACGCTCAGTGGGAAATCCGCGAGATGACCGAGGAGATTCTGGACCTCGCCGCGGAGTGGTGTCCGGTCACCTTCGACTACTACGAGGAGAAGATGCGGAACCGGAAGAACCGCCTCGCGCCCTGA
- a CDS encoding MBL fold metallo-hydrolase yields MIHNIAQGVQAFTSNAFLVAGDRTVLVDTGANFDAVSHLQGDVDNLDAIVLTHTHPDHVGNVDAVRDAFDVDVWGFDASHPMVDHAIADDEEVEIGSRSYRALHTPGHKNDHLCFLSSDGEVLFAGDLVFQNGGFGRTDLEEGNRDLLVESIDRVLATADESLGELHVGHGPSVVDQPYRHIEQAAQAARLY; encoded by the coding sequence ATGATTCACAACATCGCCCAGGGCGTCCAGGCGTTCACCAGCAACGCCTTCCTCGTCGCCGGCGACCGGACCGTCCTCGTCGACACTGGCGCGAACTTCGACGCCGTCTCCCACCTGCAGGGTGACGTCGACAACCTCGACGCCATCGTCCTCACACACACCCACCCCGACCACGTCGGCAACGTCGACGCCGTCCGCGACGCCTTCGACGTCGACGTCTGGGGCTTCGACGCGTCGCACCCGATGGTCGACCACGCAATCGCCGACGACGAGGAGGTCGAAATCGGCAGCAGAAGCTACCGCGCGCTCCACACGCCGGGACACAAGAACGACCATCTCTGTTTCCTCTCGTCGGACGGTGAGGTGCTGTTCGCGGGCGACCTGGTGTTTCAGAACGGCGGCTTCGGCCGAACCGACTTGGAAGAAGGGAACCGGGACCTGCTCGTCGAGAGCATCGACCGCGTGCTGGCAACCGCCGACGAGTCACTCGGCGAGCTGCACGTGGGCCACGGGCCGAGCGTCGTCGACCAGCCGTACCGGCACATCGAACAGGCCGCGCAGGCGGCGCGGCTCTACTGA
- a CDS encoding DUF5827 family protein, whose protein sequence is MPRPKDDFEQLYPCDFYTPEELLDEGMMYSVYEIARLLQGLEPDAEIDVGTEDILLDWAIPWVMRNADELVVAEPPAEDEPGYYGLKDE, encoded by the coding sequence ATGCCGCGCCCGAAAGACGACTTCGAGCAGCTCTACCCGTGTGACTTCTACACGCCCGAGGAGCTGCTCGACGAGGGGATGATGTACAGCGTCTACGAAATCGCCCGGCTCCTGCAGGGACTCGAACCCGACGCCGAAATCGACGTCGGCACCGAGGACATCCTGCTCGACTGGGCCATCCCGTGGGTCATGCGCAACGCCGACGAACTCGTCGTCGCCGAACCACCGGCCGAGGACGAACCGGGCTACTACGGACTGAAAGACGAGTAG
- a CDS encoding DUF7522 family protein, with product MGEATATLVATVRTFGGEALRDVWLFDQWTHQKLYARDDVEDRLDNLDVTSFIDNERYGYITRDTYESLYYADYDYTVRGFSSFELFRTFLTDDDARVGVLASFDRTEGGYDFGTLSAEVQAILDEYPVSEFTPVDE from the coding sequence ATGGGTGAGGCGACGGCGACTCTCGTCGCAACCGTTCGCACCTTCGGCGGAGAGGCATTGCGGGACGTGTGGCTGTTCGACCAGTGGACCCACCAGAAGCTGTACGCCCGCGACGACGTCGAGGACCGCCTCGACAACCTCGACGTCACGAGCTTTATCGACAACGAACGCTACGGTTACATCACGCGCGACACCTACGAGTCGCTCTACTACGCAGACTACGACTACACGGTCCGCGGCTTCTCTTCCTTCGAACTCTTCCGGACGTTTCTCACGGACGACGACGCCCGCGTCGGCGTCCTGGCCAGCTTCGACCGCACCGAGGGCGGCTACGACTTCGGCACGCTCTCGGCGGAGGTTCAGGCGATCCTCGACGAGTATCCGGTGAGCGAGTTCACGCCGGTCGACGAGTAG
- the sod gene encoding superoxide dismutase produces the protein MSYELDPLPYEYDALEPNISEQVLTWHHDTHHQGYVNGWNSAEETLAENREAGDFGSSAGALRNVTHNGCGHILHDLFWQNMSPEGGDEPSGDLADRIAEDFGSYEAWKGEFEAAAGNAGGWALLVYDSFSNQLRNVVVDKHDQGALWGSHPILALDVWEHSYYYDYGPARGDFIEAFFNVVDWNEPSARYEQAVELFE, from the coding sequence ATGAGCTACGAACTTGACCCACTCCCGTACGAGTACGACGCGCTGGAGCCGAACATCTCTGAGCAGGTGCTGACGTGGCACCACGACACCCACCACCAGGGCTACGTCAACGGCTGGAACAGCGCCGAGGAGACGCTCGCCGAGAACCGTGAGGCAGGCGACTTCGGTTCCTCTGCGGGCGCGCTCCGCAACGTGACCCACAACGGCTGTGGCCACATCCTTCACGACCTGTTCTGGCAGAACATGTCGCCGGAGGGTGGCGACGAGCCGTCGGGTGACCTCGCGGACCGCATCGCCGAGGACTTCGGCTCCTACGAGGCCTGGAAGGGCGAGTTCGAAGCCGCAGCCGGCAACGCCGGCGGCTGGGCACTGCTCGTCTACGACAGCTTCTCGAACCAGCTGCGCAACGTGGTCGTCGACAAGCACGACCAGGGCGCGCTCTGGGGCAGCCACCCGATTCTGGCGCTCGACGTCTGGGAACACTCGTACTACTACGACTACGGCCCGGCACGCGGCGACTTCATCGAGGCGTTCTTCAACGTCGTCGACTGGAACGAGCCGAGCGCGCGCTACGAGCAGGCTGTCGAACTCTTCGAGTAA
- a CDS encoding DJ-1/PfpI family protein, translating to MTDVAILLYEGFDELDAIAPYEVFQTASALGADLSARLVTLDRVDEVTASHGLRVGVDGTLDPETDRPDVLVVPGGGWNTRSEAGAWAEAERGVVPDAAATLHAAGVTVASVCTGGMLLARAGLTDRRPAVTHASAVDDLRESGANVVDARVVDDGDLLTAGGVTSGLDLALHLVERFGDAETAERVATEIEYDRRFDVRVSTV from the coding sequence ATGACCGACGTCGCCATCCTGCTCTACGAGGGGTTCGACGAACTCGACGCCATCGCCCCCTACGAAGTGTTTCAGACTGCCAGTGCCCTCGGTGCGGACCTCTCGGCTCGCCTCGTCACGCTCGACAGAGTTGACGAAGTAACCGCGAGCCACGGTCTCCGCGTCGGCGTCGACGGGACGCTCGACCCCGAGACCGACCGCCCTGACGTGCTGGTCGTGCCGGGTGGCGGCTGGAACACCCGGAGCGAAGCGGGCGCGTGGGCCGAGGCCGAGCGCGGTGTCGTCCCCGACGCGGCAGCGACGTTGCACGCGGCGGGCGTCACCGTCGCCTCGGTCTGTACCGGCGGGATGTTGCTGGCGCGAGCGGGCCTGACGGATAGGCGACCCGCCGTGACCCACGCGAGTGCCGTCGACGACCTGCGGGAGTCGGGTGCGAACGTGGTGGACGCCCGCGTCGTCGACGACGGTGACCTCCTGACGGCGGGCGGCGTCACCTCGGGACTGGACCTCGCGCTGCATCTGGTCGAACGGTTCGGCGACGCCGAGACCGCCGAGCGGGTCGCCACGGAGATCGAATACGACCGGCGGTTCGACGTGCGCGTCTCGACGGTCTGA
- a CDS encoding cryptochrome/photolyase family protein, with the protein MQLHWHRRDLRAADNRGLATAAEAGPVLAVFVFDDDVLAHAAPPRVRFMLDALAELRAWYRDHGSDLVVAHGDPREVLPDLAEEYGVDRVVWNKDYTGLARERDAAVRQALDDAGVAREVVHDAIHHEPGSITTNAGDPYSVYTYFWKKWRTHEKADPYEPPTAEQLVDASDLDTRELPTIGELGFEEPEADVQAAGTEAARDLLAAFCEDGIYRYGEDRDYPTKDATSRLSPHMKFGTIGVREVYEATEQAKRALDVDAGTEDDGEKESEGEGDDEKPDELESIEEFQSQLAWREFYTHVLFFNPEVVSQNYKEYEHDIEWHNDPEELQAWKEGETGYPIVDAGMRQLKQEAFMHNRVRMIVASFLTKDLLIDWREGYAHFCEYLADHDTANDNGGWQWAASTGTDAQPYFRIFNPMTQGERYDAEAEYIKEYVPELRDVTANTIHEWHEITDLERERVAPDYPHPIVDHSERREEALSMYKQARGDDEDD; encoded by the coding sequence ATGCAGCTACACTGGCACCGCCGTGACCTGCGGGCGGCCGACAACCGCGGACTCGCGACGGCCGCCGAGGCCGGTCCCGTCCTCGCGGTGTTCGTCTTCGACGACGACGTGCTGGCCCACGCGGCACCGCCACGGGTACGGTTCATGCTCGACGCCCTCGCCGAGTTACGAGCGTGGTACCGCGACCACGGCAGCGACCTCGTCGTCGCCCACGGCGACCCACGGGAGGTGCTTCCCGACCTCGCCGAGGAGTACGGCGTCGACCGGGTCGTCTGGAACAAGGACTACACCGGTCTCGCCCGCGAGCGTGACGCGGCGGTCCGGCAGGCACTCGACGACGCCGGCGTCGCCCGCGAGGTCGTCCACGACGCCATCCACCACGAACCCGGCTCCATCACGACCAACGCGGGCGACCCCTACTCCGTCTACACCTACTTCTGGAAGAAGTGGCGGACGCACGAGAAGGCCGACCCCTACGAGCCGCCGACAGCCGAGCAGCTCGTCGACGCCAGTGACCTCGACACCCGGGAACTCCCGACCATCGGGGAGTTGGGCTTCGAGGAACCTGAGGCGGACGTCCAAGCGGCCGGTACCGAGGCGGCCCGCGACCTGCTCGCGGCGTTCTGCGAGGACGGCATCTACCGCTACGGCGAGGACCGCGACTATCCGACGAAGGACGCGACGTCGCGGCTCTCCCCACACATGAAGTTCGGCACCATCGGCGTGCGGGAGGTCTACGAAGCGACCGAGCAGGCGAAGCGCGCACTCGACGTCGACGCTGGCACAGAAGACGACGGCGAGAAGGAAAGCGAGGGCGAGGGTGACGACGAGAAACCCGACGAACTCGAATCAATCGAGGAGTTCCAGTCCCAACTCGCGTGGCGGGAGTTCTACACGCACGTCCTCTTCTTCAACCCCGAAGTCGTCTCGCAGAACTACAAGGAGTACGAGCACGACATCGAGTGGCACAACGACCCCGAGGAGTTGCAGGCGTGGAAGGAAGGGGAGACCGGCTACCCCATCGTCGACGCCGGGATGCGCCAACTGAAGCAGGAGGCGTTCATGCACAACCGCGTGCGGATGATCGTCGCCTCGTTCCTGACCAAGGACCTGCTCATCGACTGGCGGGAGGGCTACGCGCACTTCTGTGAGTATCTCGCCGACCACGACACCGCCAACGACAACGGCGGCTGGCAGTGGGCGGCGTCGACGGGGACGGACGCCCAGCCGTACTTCCGCATCTTCAACCCGATGACGCAGGGCGAGCGGTACGACGCCGAGGCGGAGTATATCAAGGAGTACGTCCCCGAACTCCGGGACGTCACGGCCAACACCATCCACGAGTGGCACGAGATAACCGACCTCGAACGCGAGCGGGTCGCCCCCGACTATCCGCACCCTATCGTCGATCACTCCGAGCGGCGCGAGGAGGCACTCTCGATGTACAAACAGGCCCGCGGCGACGACGAAGACGACTAG
- a CDS encoding helix-turn-helix domain-containing protein: protein MSVIVEFTVSTDDFLFGTALATAEGMELTLERIVPTDAALLPFLWATGADFEAFERHVLEDSHVSTLTPLDRLGDSVLYRIEWDAVDDLVSGIGETGGTILETRGNSDKWAFRVRFSDHNTLADFYNHCSDYEIPIHLERVYTLTADFDQGHQFELTPEQREALVLAVQRGYFDSPRKVSLATLAPELDISQQALSSRIRRANEKILRRALLRSVEGPENGHGLDR, encoded by the coding sequence ATGAGTGTTATCGTCGAGTTCACTGTTTCGACCGACGATTTCCTCTTCGGCACCGCGCTCGCGACGGCGGAGGGGATGGAGCTGACGCTGGAACGCATCGTCCCCACCGACGCCGCCCTGTTACCCTTCCTCTGGGCCACCGGGGCGGACTTCGAGGCGTTCGAACGCCACGTCCTCGAAGACTCCCACGTCTCGACACTCACTCCGCTCGACCGTCTCGGCGACAGCGTCCTCTACCGCATCGAGTGGGACGCCGTCGACGACCTCGTCTCCGGCATCGGCGAGACGGGCGGGACCATCCTCGAGACCCGCGGCAACAGCGACAAGTGGGCTTTCCGGGTACGGTTCTCCGATCACAACACGCTGGCGGACTTCTACAACCACTGTTCGGACTACGAGATTCCCATCCATCTCGAACGGGTCTACACGCTGACCGCGGACTTCGACCAGGGCCACCAGTTCGAACTCACACCCGAACAGCGAGAGGCCCTCGTCCTCGCCGTCCAGCGAGGCTACTTCGACTCGCCGCGGAAGGTGTCGCTCGCGACGCTCGCGCCCGAACTCGACATCTCCCAGCAGGCGCTCTCCTCACGGATTCGCCGGGCGAACGAGAAGATTCTCAGACGTGCGTTGCTCCGGTCGGTGGAAGGTCCCGAGAACGGCCACGGTCTCGACCGCTGA
- a CDS encoding ornithine cyclodeaminase family protein translates to MTQTLFLTSEDVAGLATPAEYVDAVREGYRQRGNGAAAEPRTKLVNDDPAGMLTTYAAVLPDTGAMGGYMYDAGFGAGDAWFMTPLFDAESGEPLALLDGASMNPFKTGAAGGVAVDALAREDAETVAIIGSGAQARGQLRAIDTVRDLDTVWVYSPTKESREAFAAGMNERLDASVAAVASSAAAIEDADVVVTATTASEPVFDGDLLEPGTHVTAMGQYHPEKRELDTTAVERAKYVFDLEARATSDAGSFIHAVDEGVVDESHVHGELGEVVAGRIEGRTDDEEITVFDSGGTGIETVAAAYLLYEKAVEEGLGTTLEFAPASEALTGE, encoded by the coding sequence ATGACGCAGACGCTGTTTTTGACGAGTGAGGACGTGGCAGGACTCGCGACACCCGCCGAGTACGTCGACGCCGTCCGCGAGGGCTACCGACAGCGAGGCAACGGTGCGGCCGCCGAACCCCGGACCAAGCTGGTCAACGACGACCCGGCCGGGATGTTGACCACCTACGCCGCAGTCCTCCCCGACACGGGGGCGATGGGCGGCTATATGTACGACGCTGGCTTCGGCGCGGGCGACGCGTGGTTCATGACGCCGCTGTTCGACGCCGAGTCGGGCGAACCGCTGGCCCTGTTGGACGGCGCGAGCATGAACCCGTTCAAGACCGGCGCGGCCGGTGGCGTCGCCGTCGACGCGCTCGCCCGCGAGGACGCCGAGACGGTCGCCATCATCGGCAGCGGCGCGCAGGCCCGCGGCCAGCTCCGCGCCATCGACACGGTTCGGGACCTCGACACCGTGTGGGTCTACTCGCCGACGAAGGAGAGCCGCGAGGCGTTCGCCGCCGGGATGAACGAGCGTCTCGACGCGAGCGTCGCCGCGGTCGCCTCCAGTGCGGCCGCCATCGAGGACGCGGACGTCGTCGTCACCGCGACGACCGCCAGCGAGCCGGTGTTCGACGGCGACCTGCTCGAACCGGGCACCCACGTCACCGCGATGGGCCAGTACCACCCCGAGAAGCGCGAACTCGACACGACGGCCGTCGAGCGCGCGAAATACGTCTTCGACCTCGAAGCGCGGGCGACCAGTGACGCGGGGTCGTTCATCCACGCCGTCGACGAGGGCGTCGTCGACGAGAGCCACGTCCACGGCGAACTCGGCGAGGTCGTCGCTGGGCGGATCGAGGGTCGGACCGACGACGAGGAGATCACCGTCTTCGACAGCGGCGGAACGGGCATCGAGACCGTCGCAGCGGCGTATCTACTCTACGAGAAGGCAGTCGAGGAAGGCCTTGGGACGACACTCGAGTTCGCCCCCGCCAGCGAGGCACTGACCGGCGAGTGA
- a CDS encoding MFS transporter: MNRNDRSIVGLVMLAHGMVHTYELSIPIFVTIWLSQYEVIDLGIAQFPVTTATLGAVVTAGYALFGLGALPGGIVVDHVGSRRLISACLLGMAGSFFLLGLAPSLLVVALALLVWGASASVYHPAGLALLSKGVEERGTGFAYHGIAGNLGIGLGPLVAAVLLLVLDWTTVALVLAVPALVAAAYASRAEFDETAAVAADGGEDGNAGDAGDAGGSKASTGVSSLGEFVSESRRLFTGSFVLVFLVVMCSGLYYRGVLTFLPGLLADLPGFDPIPLTALLPESLLSVLGVSGSGGRPLQPENYFYSGLLMVGVLGQYVGGKLTDRVSVEYGIAGSFGFLALLALVFLPVANIGLVPLLAVGSLLGFTLFVVQPLYQATVAEYTPAGTRGLSYGFTYLGVFGIGALGGVIAGTILTYATPTVLFTTLAAIAAAAAVLGIVLSRTG, encoded by the coding sequence GTGAACCGGAACGACCGTTCCATCGTCGGGCTCGTGATGCTGGCTCACGGGATGGTACACACCTACGAACTCTCCATCCCCATCTTCGTCACGATCTGGCTGAGTCAGTACGAGGTCATCGACCTCGGTATCGCACAGTTCCCCGTGACCACGGCGACACTCGGTGCCGTCGTTACCGCGGGCTACGCACTGTTCGGACTCGGCGCGCTCCCCGGCGGCATCGTCGTCGACCACGTCGGCTCGCGGCGACTCATCTCGGCCTGTCTGCTCGGGATGGCAGGCTCCTTCTTCCTGCTGGGTCTCGCGCCCTCGCTGCTCGTGGTTGCACTCGCGCTCCTCGTCTGGGGAGCCTCGGCCAGCGTCTACCATCCCGCGGGTCTCGCGCTCCTGAGTAAGGGTGTCGAGGAGCGCGGCACCGGCTTCGCCTACCACGGCATCGCGGGCAACCTCGGCATCGGACTCGGCCCGCTCGTGGCGGCCGTTCTCCTCCTCGTGCTCGACTGGACCACGGTCGCGCTCGTGTTGGCCGTCCCAGCACTCGTCGCTGCCGCCTACGCGAGTCGCGCCGAGTTCGACGAGACTGCCGCCGTCGCCGCCGACGGCGGTGAAGACGGCAACGCAGGCGACGCGGGCGACGCGGGTGGCTCCAAGGCGAGCACGGGTGTCTCGTCGCTCGGCGAGTTCGTCTCGGAGTCTCGGCGGCTGTTCACCGGCAGTTTCGTGCTCGTCTTCCTCGTGGTGATGTGTTCGGGACTCTACTACCGCGGCGTCCTGACCTTCCTCCCCGGTCTCCTCGCGGATCTCCCCGGCTTCGACCCCATCCCGCTCACGGCACTCCTGCCGGAGTCACTGCTCTCGGTGCTCGGCGTCTCCGGCTCCGGCGGCCGCCCGCTCCAGCCGGAGAACTACTTCTACTCGGGACTGCTCATGGTCGGCGTCCTCGGCCAGTACGTCGGCGGCAAGCTGACCGACCGCGTCTCCGTCGAGTACGGCATCGCTGGCTCGTTCGGCTTTCTTGCACTCCTCGCGCTCGTCTTCCTCCCGGTCGCCAACATCGGGCTGGTCCCGCTGCTCGCCGTCGGCAGCCTGCTCGGCTTCACGCTGTTCGTCGTCCAGCCGCTCTACCAGGCGACGGTCGCCGAGTACACCCCCGCCGGAACGCGCGGACTCTCCTACGGCTTCACCTATCTCGGCGTGTTCGGCATCGGCGCGCTCGGCGGCGTCATCGCGGGGACCATCCTGACCTACGCGACGCCGACGGTCCTCTTTACGACGCTCGCGGCCATCGCGGCGGCCGCGGCTGTCCTCGGCATCGTGCTGTCGCGGACGGGCTGA
- a CDS encoding DUF3054 domain-containing protein has protein sequence MANSQKSFLEKRLDGDALPLAVGDLVVLVALLTFGAVRHNGTAVLGMPAELAYTLVPFLVTWVVFAPLVGAYSAGAAESAKAAVPLAIRSWIPAAVVGIPIWYLLPGNATTPVGAAIFAGVLIVVGSVGLAVWRTLWFKVT, from the coding sequence ATGGCCAACTCGCAGAAGTCGTTCCTGGAGAAACGCCTCGATGGCGACGCCCTGCCGCTCGCCGTCGGGGACCTCGTCGTGCTCGTCGCACTGCTGACTTTCGGCGCGGTCCGTCACAACGGGACGGCCGTCCTCGGGATGCCCGCCGAACTGGCGTACACGCTCGTCCCCTTCCTCGTCACCTGGGTCGTCTTCGCCCCGCTCGTGGGTGCGTACTCCGCCGGTGCCGCCGAGTCCGCGAAGGCGGCCGTCCCGCTCGCCATTCGGTCGTGGATACCCGCCGCAGTCGTCGGGATTCCGATCTGGTATCTGCTGCCCGGCAACGCCACGACGCCCGTCGGGGCCGCCATCTTCGCCGGTGTCCTCATCGTCGTCGGCTCGGTCGGACTCGCCGTCTGGCGCACGCTCTGGTTCAAAGTCACGTAG
- a CDS encoding class I SAM-dependent methyltransferase produces the protein MYGPGDVGFFDRIAHLYDLGMPAADRDALFDGLSRAERPVEHVLDVGGGSGRAAVAMDAPDRQVTVVDVSRGMLARARERGLGCVRGDARRLPVADEAVDAVTVVDALHHMPEQRTVLADAERVLKPGGVLVVREFDPAHPLGRVVEWTEGVARMNSLFTGPDDLARAVDAAGLDSRILDRGFGYTVVGVKTGE, from the coding sequence ATGTACGGACCCGGTGACGTGGGGTTCTTCGATCGCATCGCTCATCTCTACGACCTTGGGATGCCCGCCGCCGACCGCGACGCCCTGTTCGACGGCCTGAGCCGAGCGGAACGCCCCGTCGAACACGTTCTCGACGTCGGCGGCGGCAGCGGCCGCGCGGCGGTCGCCATGGACGCTCCCGACCGGCAGGTGACCGTCGTCGACGTCTCCCGCGGGATGCTCGCACGCGCTCGAGAGCGCGGTCTCGGCTGCGTCCGCGGCGACGCCCGACGCCTGCCCGTCGCCGACGAAGCCGTCGACGCCGTCACGGTCGTCGACGCTCTCCACCATATGCCCGAGCAACGGACGGTGCTCGCCGACGCCGAACGCGTCCTGAAACCGGGCGGCGTGCTCGTCGTCCGCGAGTTCGACCCGGCCCATCCGCTCGGCCGCGTCGTCGAGTGGACCGAGGGCGTCGCTCGGATGAACTCCCTCTTCACCGGCCCGGACGACCTCGCGCGAGCGGTCGACGCCGCCGGGTTGGATTCCCGGATTCTGGACCGCGGCTTCGGCTATACGGTGGTCGGCGTGAAAACAGGAGAATAA
- a CDS encoding GNAT family N-acetyltransferase yields the protein MEYCLLGWPEDEPTLRLDYRTFSYAGKFVMSNTGKAVVRDPDADADGTATTPTDAAATVDPSVFESDVRAAIAFNEDRTDPGVLWLRYVTVHEDYRGQGLGPKLAAFVAEEAEKRGYRRLRIAVNNPFAYQAMYKVGFAYTGRQTGLAELVLERPGEPDRPTYQCGLDVFRERDLADAEHDFLDAKEGVEPPAIADGRGTRLDDDRETHVADDCEGHVGNGCDGRVADDGETPPR from the coding sequence ATGGAGTACTGCCTGCTGGGTTGGCCGGAGGACGAGCCGACGCTCAGGCTCGACTACCGGACGTTCAGCTACGCGGGGAAGTTCGTGATGTCGAACACGGGCAAGGCGGTGGTCAGAGACCCCGACGCAGACGCCGACGGGACGGCGACGACCCCGACCGACGCCGCCGCGACGGTCGACCCGTCGGTCTTCGAGAGCGACGTCCGTGCGGCCATCGCGTTCAACGAGGACCGAACCGACCCCGGCGTCCTCTGGCTGCGCTACGTCACCGTCCACGAGGACTACCGCGGGCAGGGACTCGGCCCGAAACTGGCCGCGTTCGTCGCCGAGGAAGCCGAGAAACGGGGTTACCGACGGCTCCGGATCGCCGTCAACAACCCCTTCGCGTACCAGGCGATGTACAAGGTCGGCTTCGCCTACACGGGCCGACAGACCGGGCTCGCCGAACTCGTGCTCGAACGACCCGGCGAACCGGACCGGCCCACCTACCAGTGCGGTCTCGACGTCTTCCGGGAGAGAGACCTCGCGGACGCCGAACACGACTTCCTCGACGCAAAGGAGGGCGTGGAACCACCGGCTATCGCCGACGGCCGTGGGACCCGCCTCGACGACGACCGTGAGACCCACGTTGCCGACGACTGTGAGGGACACGTCGGCAACGGCTGTGATGGCCGCGTCGCCGACGACGGTGAGACCCCACCTCGGTGA
- the fen gene encoding flap endonuclease-1, producing the protein MGNADLRDLAALSAVSFDDLGGSVVAVDAHNWLYRYLTTTVKWTNSEKYTTNEGEEVANLIGLVQGLPKFFEHDLTPVFVFDGGVTELKDAEVEARREQKEKAQEKLDAARERGDAVEAARMEARTQRLTDTIHETTRGLLDRLDVPYIEAPAEGEAQASYMARTGDADYVGSEDYDTLLFGAPFTLRQLTSKGDPELMDLDATLDKHDITYEQLVDIAILVGTDFNPGIKGIGPKTALKTVKEHGDLWGVLDARDLHIDHADRIRQLFLDPPVTDDYDVDLDIDPDIADARAYVTEEWEVDADEVAKGFERIEESLVQTGLDRWT; encoded by the coding sequence ATGGGAAACGCGGACTTACGTGACTTGGCGGCACTCTCGGCGGTCTCGTTCGACGACCTCGGCGGGAGCGTCGTCGCCGTCGACGCGCACAACTGGCTCTACCGGTATCTGACGACGACGGTCAAGTGGACGAACTCGGAGAAATACACCACGAACGAGGGCGAGGAGGTCGCGAACCTCATCGGTCTCGTCCAGGGACTGCCGAAGTTCTTCGAACACGACCTGACGCCCGTCTTCGTCTTCGACGGCGGCGTGACGGAGCTGAAAGACGCCGAGGTCGAGGCCCGTCGCGAACAGAAGGAGAAGGCCCAGGAGAAACTCGACGCGGCCCGTGAACGCGGTGACGCCGTCGAGGCCGCCCGGATGGAGGCACGCACCCAACGACTCACGGACACCATCCACGAGACGACTCGCGGCCTGCTCGACCGCCTCGACGTTCCCTACATCGAAGCACCCGCCGAGGGCGAGGCACAGGCCTCCTACATGGCCCGCACGGGCGACGCCGACTACGTCGGCAGCGAGGACTACGACACCCTCCTCTTCGGCGCGCCGTTCACGCTCCGCCAGCTGACGAGCAAGGGCGACCCCGAGCTGATGGACCTCGACGCCACCCTCGACAAACACGACATCACCTACGAACAGCTCGTCGACATCGCCATCCTCGTCGGCACGGACTTCAACCCCGGCATCAAAGGAATCGGGCCGAAGACAGCGTTGAAGACGGTCAAGGAGCACGGCGACCTCTGGGGCGTGTTGGACGCGCGTGATCTCCACATCGACCACGCCGACCGCATCCGCCAACTGTTCTTGGACCCCCCGGTCACCGACGACTACGACGTCGACCTCGACATCGACCCGGACATAGCGGATGCACGGGCCTACGTCACCGAGGAGTGGGAGGTCGACGCCGACGAGGTCGCGAAAGGCTTCGAACGTATCGAGGAGTCACTGGTCCAGACGGGACTCGACCGCTGGACCTAG